The following are encoded together in the Xanthomonas vesicatoria ATCC 35937 genome:
- a CDS encoding c-type cytochrome has translation MRNYDLEFLKKFSMVIGLLVVITLGLIALAAYLQLAVPDEVSPTAAKRVQQRIAPAGAVYAGTTGAAAQAAAQAAALAKASSQSAYGGTTDGKTIFDNLCTACHTNGVGKAPTLDHSHWDARIAQGKDTLYKHAIEGYTGPDGGIMPPKGGNPALTEEQVRATVDWMLGNLK, from the coding sequence GTGCGGAATTACGACCTCGAGTTCCTGAAAAAATTCTCGATGGTGATCGGTTTATTGGTGGTGATCACCCTGGGCCTGATCGCCCTGGCAGCCTATTTGCAACTTGCCGTTCCCGATGAGGTTTCGCCGACAGCGGCCAAGCGCGTGCAGCAGCGCATCGCTCCTGCCGGAGCGGTCTATGCCGGCACAACTGGCGCAGCCGCCCAGGCCGCGGCCCAGGCGGCTGCACTGGCCAAGGCGTCCTCGCAATCTGCCTACGGTGGCACCACCGACGGCAAGACCATCTTCGACAACCTGTGCACCGCCTGCCACACCAACGGCGTCGGCAAGGCACCGACGCTGGATCATTCGCACTGGGACGCACGCATCGCCCAGGGCAAGGACACCCTGTACAAGCACGCGATCGAGGGCTACACCGGCCCGGACGGCGGCATCATGCCACCCAAGGGCGGCAATCCGGCGCTGACCGAAGAACAGGTGCGCGCCACCGTCGACTGGATGCTTGGCAATCTGAAATAA
- a CDS encoding DUF4198 domain-containing protein, protein MKSFLLSCLALASISLSAQAHEIWIERDGSGPVRIFFGEPAQETLDHGQDEIKRVVKPSVFGTAGKAGALTRGNDFLAAPLAGAGDAWLSDDSVFEPRKGEAGGFETVSYYARAGRSTPAAKLDLELVPTTANGSTLTVLYRNKPLPKAEVTVIDPQKWQKTLTSDDKGRVTLPALRAGRHILVVNNKEPVTREIAGKQVSMVHHISTLTFVAE, encoded by the coding sequence ATGAAGTCCTTCCTGCTGTCCTGCCTGGCCTTGGCCAGCATCAGTTTGTCCGCCCAGGCCCACGAAATCTGGATCGAACGCGATGGCAGCGGCCCGGTGCGTATCTTCTTCGGCGAGCCCGCGCAGGAGACCCTGGACCACGGCCAGGACGAGATCAAGCGCGTGGTCAAGCCGAGCGTGTTCGGCACCGCCGGCAAGGCTGGCGCCCTGACGCGCGGCAACGACTTCCTGGCCGCACCGCTGGCAGGCGCCGGCGATGCGTGGCTGAGCGATGACAGCGTGTTCGAGCCGCGGAAGGGCGAAGCCGGCGGGTTCGAAACGGTGAGCTATTACGCCCGTGCCGGACGCAGCACGCCGGCGGCCAAGCTCGATCTGGAACTGGTGCCCACCACCGCCAACGGCAGCACGCTGACCGTGCTCTATCGCAACAAGCCGCTGCCCAAGGCCGAGGTCACCGTGATCGACCCGCAGAAGTGGCAGAAGACGCTGACCTCCGACGACAAGGGCCGGGTCACCCTGCCCGCGCTGCGCGCCGGTCGCCACATCCTGGTGGTCAACAACAAGGAGCCGGTAACGCGTGAGATTGCCGGCAAGCAGGTGTCGATGGTGCATCACATCAGCACGCTGACCTTCGTCGCCGAATAA